The Pan paniscus chromosome 17, NHGRI_mPanPan1-v2.0_pri, whole genome shotgun sequence genomic interval ccggctggagtgcagtggaatgaggaagggtcactgcagcctccgcttgcccagctcaggcgatcctgccacctcagccctctaagaagctgggaccacaggggccgtgccaccacgccgggctcattttggtatcttttgtggagacggggtttctccgtttggcccagcctgttctccacctcctgggctgcagcGATCTgctttcctcggcctcccagaggagGATGGCTGACGATTACAGGATCATGCCCGGCcttttctctaaaagaaaacaccAACAGCAAGAAATCATTTTGCGTAGTCGGAGTTATCAGTGTCAACTGATGGATTGAGAGTTTGTGTCTAAGAAGTCCTTCCTTATGTACTGGAtgatttcaaaagaaaggaaaaaagacgaAAGGGAATCTCACATCTTGTACCTGATTTGTGATTGCAACTAGGGCGTTATTTAAAAGACGATCAGTGAACCACCAAAGTGGAATTGATCCGAATGCGTTCATAAAATCTTCTGAATTCTGAGGTGTCCTCCAAGCAGGGAGGcagtggctgggtgtgggaggCAAAAATCGCAGGGCCAGCACTTGACACCTGCAGGATTGGGAGGCTGAACTTTGCACCAAGCCAAGGGTTCTGGTGTCCGTCGGAAGTTTCGTTCCCCAACCCGCATTGACTTTGCATTGGCCCTCCTCCCCCCAGATTTTATGTGTAAGGCAAGTCCTGAGTTTATCGTCGGGAGAATCTTCCCTTGTAGTCTCGAATTGCCTTGGCCATCAGCGGGGCCACTTTCTTGGCAGCCTGTTTTCGGGTTTTGTCCGCGGGCGCCGCGTGCTGATTGCTGCTGCCGCCGCTAATGCTGCCGCCGTCGCCGTCCCCGAGTCCGGAGGGAGCCTGGCTGCTTCCTGCGGGCTTGGGGGCTGGCTCGATGTCTCCATTTCGGGGGTCAGCGGCTCCTGCAGACTCCTCTTGCCTCCTGGAAGCATCATAAGGCGTCTTGGCCACAGAGTTGAAACAGATCATCTTTGTCTGTCGGCCGCTGGGTTTGTTTTCACGTGCGGATCGGATTTTCGTGGTCACTACTCGCAGCCGCTGCTCTCGGGCGTCCCGAAGCCGCAGGTACAGCTCCCGCCAAGACTCGTGCTCCCGTGGCTTTTCTTCCTTGAAGTCCCGGAGACAATGAATCCTCCATAATTCATCTGTCTCTCGAGCGAGTGCGGGATTGTCTTTCTCTGTGCGGTAGAGCTGATCGGGCGTCCACCCTTCCAGAACGGGTTCAAGAACCGAGTAGGGGACCCCTTCCACGTCGCCGAGGGCGTCCGGATTGTTCCTAGGCACCCGGAGGCACTGCTGGCGCAGCGTCGGCAcctggagctggcaggcaggCCTGGAGCCCGAGTACACCGGCATCTTAGCGTTCACTCTGCGTCCAGGGAAAGCAGCTTCCTCCTGGAGCGTTGGCGCGGAGAGTGCTTCTGGGTTTGCCTGGGAGGTCATGGCCTCAAAAGCGGACAGCAGATCGTAGTTGGCCTGCATCCAGGCCTCTGAGGGGTCCCAGAGCTCTGAGAAGACATGGCTGGGCACCGTTTTCGGCCCGGCGGAATCGGCGCCGGCCGCCTGCAGCCTCTCTGACTGGCTTTCCTGGACAGGAGGCGATTTCTGAGCCGAAGCCCCTCGGGACGGTTTGTGCCCCTTGCTGTGGCTCCCCACCGCTTCCCCCTGGGGTTGGCCCTGGCAGCCTTGACCCGGCGGAGGCCCACCCTGAGCGGCGTGAGCGTGGCCTCTCCCGGGTTGCTCCCCGGGCACAGCGGGCTCAGGGCCCTCGGGCATCGGGAGGGGAGCGGTGCGCGTTGGAGGGTCCCGATGGGGGCCGGAATCAGCTGGGGCCATTCTGGGGCGCTTTCTCTCGGCTCTGGGCTCGCGACTGGGAGACCTCGGGTGAGGTCTCTGTTGCCCCGGAGGTGTTGTGCGTGCTGTCCGTCTGTGCTCAGGGCTGTGAGATGGGCTCCTGGGGGCCGTCGCGTTTTCTGGGAAGCCCCAGGCCTTTCCCCGGTCCTGAAGAGCCTCCCCGAAGCGCTGTCGGGAAGCGCTCTCCTCAGGGTCCTGTGGGTCAGGCCCGGTGTTTCGGTCCACGAGCACCAGCTTCTTCCACCGGGCCGCCAAGTCTCTGGCAAAGTCGCCCACGTGCTGGTGCTTCCGCAGGCGCTTCACCGTCTTTCTGATTCCAGTCTCCGCCAGGATGTCTGCCGTCATGGGCAAGGCGGAGagtttctgcaaatatttctctAGCTTTTTCGGGTCCGTCTTAGTGGCCAGACGCACCTGCAGCTTCTCCACTGCGGGCAGCGTAGTGGACCCTGCCGCCATCTCGCCAGAGCTGTGCAGGCGTCGCTGTCCTCACGGTCGCGGCTCTGTCCGAGCTCGGGGCGGCGGCACAGGCAGTCTGGGGTGGCCGGTCCTCGCTGACCGGTCGCCAGGCAGCGACCTCGGGATGTAGAGTCACAGCCTGGAGCGAGCTGGGTCCTCGGAGCAGCGGGCCACTTGGTCTGGAACGCCGGTCCTTGCAGACAGCTGAGCAGGCCCGCTTCTGTTCCTCGGGATGTGCAGCCGCAGCCTGGAGTGACCTGTGCGGTGCGCCGTCCAAGGCGGAGTGAAGCTCCGCTGCCAGAGCCCGGCCTTATATAGCCAGTCCCGGGCCCACCCAGTGCTCAAGCCCTGACCCCCTGGGCCCCTGGGCTGCCCCGCCCCGATAGGAATTCATTCCTTCAGCCCAACGCAGCCAATCGGGACGGTCCACGCCTGGTGGACTGCTGTGCCCCGCAGGTTCATTAGGTTAATTGCAGCCTGGACACACCCCACTGAGTTCTACCGTTGGCCCTCCATGTTCCCagcttccacatctgtggattccaaaagacagagagagtaTCTTCTTGGGAGTAAAAGcgaaaataacaacaccgcaagACAGAATCGTAGGAAGAGGAACCAACAGAGGATGACAGCTCTTTACCTGGGATTGACGTTGTGTGAGGGGACTTGGAAACCTTGGTAGAAAAGTGGGattaagggagaaagaggaaaaaggcgTATTTTACTCCTCAACCTCGGCTCCATCGACATCAAGACCCTTCTGGAAGCGGTGTCTTTTCCCCGCCGTCTAGCCCATCCCTAAAGCCCccagggtcctgggaatttaactatTTCCATGCAATCTCTTTTCCATTGTTAACTGAAGAAAACTGGGTGCCCCTTACAGGTTTTCcaagacaaggaaacaaagagaagtcAGCAGGCGCCAAATCAGGACTGTGAGGTGGACGCCTCACGGTTTCCCATGGCAAGTCTTGCCCAGCTGCCCTTGTTCGAAGAAAGGCATGATCAGGAACACTGTCGTGGTGGAGAAGAACTCTCTGGTGGGGACCTTCTtcgctccagctttggctaactttctgaAAACGCTCTGCTAGCGAGCAGATGTGATCAGGGTTTGGCCCTGCAGAAAGTCAACCAGCAGAATCCCTCTAGCATCCCCCCCCCCCGCAACGGTTGCCATGACCTCTGCTCTTGACTGCTCCTCTGCAGCTTCGACTGGAGCActgccacctcttggtagccatggcTTCGTGCTTGGTCTTCAGGATCCTGCCGGTAGAGCCAGGTTTCATCTCCTGTGACCAATCttggaagaaatgcttcaggatcttgctcCCACCGGTTGTTTAAAATCTCCTCAGAAAGGCTTGCTCTGGCCTGCAGCTGATATTGGTGCCACGCTTTGGGCAGCCGAGTTCCACTCTCACCTTTCAGTccaaatgaggaaaacagaacCATTTGAAGTGTCTATGGTGtcggctattgtttctgctgtcagCGGCGATTTCGCTTAATGTTTACATTCTCAcgtgactttctctctctctctctctctctcagtgtgtgtgtgtgtgtgtgtgtgtgtgtgtttcttccgcAGAAAGATAATCGTTATAGCCTGAGAATCGGGGAATGG includes:
- the LOC129394563 gene encoding elongin-A3-like, which gives rise to MAAGSTTLPAVEKLQVRLATKTDPKKLEKYLQKLSALPMTADILAETGIRKTVKRLRKHQHVGDFARDLAARWKKLVLVDRNTGPDPQDPEESASRQRFGEALQDRGKAWGFPENATAPRSPSHSPEHRRTARTTPPGQQRPHPRSPSREPRAERKRPRMAPADSGPHRDPPTRTAPLPMPEGPEPAVPGEQPGRGHAHAAQGGPPPGQGCQGQPQGEAVGSHSKGHKPSRGASAQKSPPVQESQSERLQAAGADSAGPKTVPSHVFSELWDPSEAWMQANYDLLSAFEAMTSQANPEALSAPTLQEEAAFPGRRVNAKMPVYSGSRPACQLQVPTLRQQCLRVPRNNPDALGDVEGVPYSVLEPVLEGWTPDQLYRTEKDNPALARETDELWRIHCLRDFKEEKPREHESWRELYLRLRDAREQRLRVVTTKIRSARENKPSGRQTKMICFNSVAKTPYDASRRQEESAGAADPRNGDIEPAPKPAGSSQAPSGLGDGDGGSISGGSSNQHAAPADKTRKQAAKKVAPLMAKAIRDYKGRFSRR